GAAAGCATCCTGCCGGTAATCGGTATTCACACGACTCTGACGGCGATGCTCTTCTTCTTTCTTTAAGAAGCGGCGCAAGCCAGAGGACGATTGAGTGGAAGAACCGAAAGACGTGAGCCTTCGCTACCGCTTATTCCATGCGGTATTGCTTGCTTCGCGAAAGATACTTTAAAAGATCCGTCGATGTGAGGATGCCGACTACGGCATCATCGGACTTCGCTACCACAAGGATGGCGTGAATGTTGTTGTCGACCATGGCGCCGGCCGCCTGATCGATGCCGACGTCTTCGTAGTAAGAGAAGATAGGCGTCGTCATGATATCGCGCACTCGCAGATCGTAGTTTTCGGTCGTCAGCATGCGCGTGATGCTGATAAAATGGTCGAGGTCTTTGCGCGAAAGCATCCCGATAATCTCGCCCTTCTCTTTTACGGGAAGATGATGGATGCGATTCTTCTGGTAGATTTCAAGCTGGTCGATAGCCCTGGCCTCCGGATCGATGGTGATCGGATTCGGAGTCATCAGTTCAGATATCGTAATGGGCTTCATCGGTTCGACAGTCCTCGACAGTTTTTCTGTATACAGAATGAAGCGGCGATTCGAAATCAATTTATTTTTGTCATGACTGCGAAAAACGGGAAAGAAAAGGACGCACAGTTTGCCGGCATTGATATCGGCGGCGCTAAAAAGGGCTTTCATCTCTGTCTGATCAACGAACAGGGCGCCGTCACCGATCTTGTCAGGTTGAAAACGCCCGAATCCGTTTCGCGCTATCTACAAGAGCGAAAGCCCTCCTGCATTGCGATAGACGGGCCTGCGCGCTCCATGCGCACGACGGCGAGGACGCGAGAAGCCGAACGACAGATCCGCACGCTTGATTACCGCCTGCAATGGACGCCGCAAACGGGCGGGCGGGCTCAGGAGTGGATGCAACAGTCCGAGTATCTCTGGACGGTGCTGCGGCGGGACTTTCCACAGATCCCAATCTGTGAAACGTTTCCCACCGCCATTCAGGACAGGGTGCTGACAGAAGAGGTGCAGCTTCCGCTCGCAATGCTACAGAGCCGCCTGCTTCGCGAACATACGAAAGATTTCTTTGATGCCATACTGGCGGCTACGGCGGCCCGGCGCATCCACCGCAAAGAAGCCGAAGTCTTCGGCGTGAACGATGAAATCGGTTCCATCTATCTGCCCGCCGATCCTTTTCGGGATTATACGCTGACGCTGATCGTTGCCGGCGAGCAAATTCTGCTCGGGCGCAAGAAGCGCGGACTCGGTGAAGGCTACTGGAACGGATTCGGCGGCAAGGTGGAGGTCGATGAAACGATTGCGGCCGCCGCTGCACGCGAGATCCTCGAAGAGGTGGGCCTCAGAGTGAAGGCCCGCGATCTCATTCCAGCAGGGCTGCTTTTCTTTACGTTTGCCGATCCGAATGTCAGGCCGATTCGCGGCACGGTCTTTCGCGCCGAAAACTTTTCAGGTGAACCGGCGGAATCCGACGAGATGGCGCCGCAATGGTTCGATATAAGCGCGATCCCCTATGATCGCATGTGGGGCGACGACGTCTTCTGGTTTCCGTTGATGATTGAAAAGCGCCCGTTCGTCGCATCCTTTCATGTCGGTGTGGATAACGCCATCGAGCGCCGCACGCTTGTCGAGACCGAGGCCGCCTTTGCCGCCGTTCAACGCGGAAAAAGCCGTCGGCCTTTTGCGTCGATATAGTACCAGGCAAGCTTCCCGGGTGCGACGGGAGCCGGATTCTCTTTGATAGAATCGGCCGATGTATAACTCTCAGGACCCTGAACAAGCGCCAGTCCTCTGAAATGCGTGAAGGCCTCGAAGAAGACGGCCGGTACGACGAGGCGTCCGCTGCGGTCGATATATCCCCAGCGCAGATTCGCCGTTCTTCTGACCGGAGCAAGCTCGCCGCTGAAATCGCCGACCAGATCAAACTGCGGGATGTTAATATGCCTTTTTCCTTTACTGTCAATGAAGGCAAAACCCTCGTCTTTTAAGATATATGACAGGCCTCCGTCAAAGTTGCCGCCAAACTTGTAGGCGAAGTTAAGCACAGCCGTGCCGCGTCGGTCGATGTAGCCGTACAGATCCCACATGCGGGCACGGGCCAGGCCGTCGGCCGTAAAATTAAAGGCATCCTGATACTTGCATGGCAGCGCCTGCTTGCCCGTGCGATCGATATAGCCATAGTTATACACGCCCGTATCGCACTGGGCGAACGTCATTCCATTGACGAAGCGGCCGGAGCGCACAAAACGAGCCGGAATTACCATGCGACCGCTTCGGTCGATATAGCCGTATCTGCCATTTAAACGCACACGCGCAAGGCCTTCAGAGAAACGATCGGCGTCTTCATAACCTTCTCCCGATGCGGGCAGGATCGTCTTTCCCGATGCGTCAATATAGCGCCATCTGCCGTCAGGTAGGCGAACCGGTGCCAGGCCCTCGGCGAATTCGCCCATGGCCTCTCTGATGAAGTCCGGCAGGCTGGAATCTGAAAGGTTGCTCGCCACAAAACCGGCCGAGCACTTCAGTCGGATCTTCTCGTCGCCCTGGCGATTATAATAAATGCAATCCGACCCGTCGCGAAAAGGAAAGAGGTCGGATTCCGGAGCGGCAACGACCGCAACCGGTAGTATCAGACAGAGGAACAGGCTCGATAAAAAGCGAATCGGACTTGCATGCAGGAAGCGTCTGGCCAACATTTGATCCATGAGCTATCTTCGCTATCCGGGCGCAATGCTTTCTATACTTCTGATGCCGCTGTTTGTGACGGCAACGGCAGCCCAGAGCGGCGTAGAGAAAACCGAGAGGATGGAGCGATTCGAGAAGGACGGCATCGTCATCGAGCTGAAGCCGCTCGCCCTTGAGATGGACGGATACCGGAATTTCGAGCTGCGCATCATGAACCTGACCGAGGCGCCTCGCAGCGTGCACGGTCGCTTTCGCCTGCTCAGTCGATCGGGCCAGGAGGCGGGCAGCTGCACGCTTTTCGTCGAACTGTCGCCCGGCGAATCAAAGACGCGCACCAAGGCCTGCAAAGAAACGGCCCTGTCGCGATCCTATCGATTCGAGATCGTGCGCGTCTATTCGTTTGTGCTCGATCAGGAGTGAAAATCAGGCCCTGCAGTACCGCTGAATCACGTCGATCAGCGCTTCTTTCGTAAAAGGCTTCGTAATATGAGCGGCAAAGCCGGCGCTTGCCGTGCGCCGCCGGTCTTCGTCTGAGGTGCGCCCTGTTAACGCTATGACAGGCGGCAGCGGACCGGTGATTTGAGCCTGGAGCTCTGCGAACGTCGCAAATCCGTCCATGCCTGGAATCTGCAAATCCAGCAGGATCAGATCAAATGAGTCTTTCTGGCAGGCGGCGACGGCCTCGGCACCCGACTCCACAATCGTCAGGTCAAAAGGCTCGTCGGTAAGAAATCGCTCGATCAGCCATCGTTGTTCGGGGGTGTCTTCGACGATGAGGATGCGCCTTCGCCCTGTGGCTTCGGGCTTTTTATGTTCGGTGCCCTCAAACGAGACGGGTAGAACGACGGTAAACGTCGATCCTTTACCCTTTTCACTCTCCACCGATATGGTGCCACGGAACAATCGAACAAGCTCGCGTACGATATTCAAACCGAGCCCGCTGCCGCCGTATAGCCGTGCGATCGTGCCGTCTTCCTGAACGAATCGTTCAAAGAGGCGGTCTATGCGATCCTGCTCGATGCCGGTTCCCGTATCGATGACGTCGAACCGCAGAGCGTCGCTACCGAGTTTGCGAACATGCAGCGTTATACTTCCCTGCTCGGTGAATTTCAGCGCATTCGAAAGCAGGTTTGAAAGGATCTGACCTATGCGATAGGAATCCGAAGATATAACGGTC
This region of Leptonema illini DSM 21528 genomic DNA includes:
- a CDS encoding ATP-binding response regulator, translated to MKPQRSSYIKQETEDAVRFRIDEVLNGPEDFDILAEYRALAEAYRTLNRKLYRTLFISDLYQSERLQPPEKAGAPVNEAATEDMQQLVERLKTVDADLASQAERQLIRYRKLQNRLNKLIAISDRFQGLLHQSNKNKDAFISNLSHELRNPLGTVLGIVDLLQDSSLNADQQKLVDVLAQTGNNLMRIVDEVLDLSRVESGHMEVERIPFPLHDHLVALIEQFRHHRFRRDVELNLIIDDDVPTVISSDSYRIGQILSNLLSNALKFTEQGSITLHVRKLGSDALRFDVIDTGTGIEQDRIDRLFERFVQEDGTIARLYGGSGLGLNIVRELVRLFRGTISVESEKGKGSTFTVVLPVSFEGTEHKKPEATGRRRILIVEDTPEQRWLIERFLTDEPFDLTIVESGAEAVAACQKDSFDLILLDLQIPGMDGFATFAELQAQITGPLPPVIALTGRTSDEDRRRTASAGFAAHITKPFTKEALIDVIQRYCRA
- a CDS encoding WG repeat-containing protein, whose protein sequence is MDQMLARRFLHASPIRFLSSLFLCLILPVAVVAAPESDLFPFRDGSDCIYYNRQGDEKIRLKCSAGFVASNLSDSSLPDFIREAMGEFAEGLAPVRLPDGRWRYIDASGKTILPASGEGYEDADRFSEGLARVRLNGRYGYIDRSGRMVIPARFVRSGRFVNGMTFAQCDTGVYNYGYIDRTGKQALPCKYQDAFNFTADGLARARMWDLYGYIDRRGTAVLNFAYKFGGNFDGGLSYILKDEGFAFIDSKGKRHINIPQFDLVGDFSGELAPVRRTANLRWGYIDRSGRLVVPAVFFEAFTHFRGLALVQGPESYTSADSIKENPAPVAPGKLAWYYIDAKGRRLFPR
- a CDS encoding NUDIX domain-containing protein is translated as MTAKNGKEKDAQFAGIDIGGAKKGFHLCLINEQGAVTDLVRLKTPESVSRYLQERKPSCIAIDGPARSMRTTARTREAERQIRTLDYRLQWTPQTGGRAQEWMQQSEYLWTVLRRDFPQIPICETFPTAIQDRVLTEEVQLPLAMLQSRLLREHTKDFFDAILAATAARRIHRKEAEVFGVNDEIGSIYLPADPFRDYTLTLIVAGEQILLGRKKRGLGEGYWNGFGGKVEVDETIAAAAAREILEEVGLRVKARDLIPAGLLFFTFADPNVRPIRGTVFRAENFSGEPAESDEMAPQWFDISAIPYDRMWGDDVFWFPLMIEKRPFVASFHVGVDNAIERRTLVETEAAFAAVQRGKSRRPFASI
- a CDS encoding CBS domain-containing protein; the encoded protein is MKPITISELMTPNPITIDPEARAIDQLEIYQKNRIHHLPVKEKGEIIGMLSRKDLDHFISITRMLTTENYDLRVRDIMTTPIFSYYEDVGIDQAAGAMVDNNIHAILVVAKSDDAVVGILTSTDLLKYLSRSKQYRME